A single Micromonospora sp. CCTCC AA 2012012 DNA region contains:
- the lipA gene encoding lipoyl synthase, protein MTPVARGSSTAAVGRRLGFVTIEHSAPTTQQAARTATAAPEGRRLLRIEARNAETPIERKPPWIKVKAKMGPEYTELRGLVSREGLHTVCQEAGCPNIYECWEDREATFLIGGDQCTRRCDFCQIDTGKPAEFDADEPRRVAESVAAMGLRYATITGVARDDLPDGGAWLYAETVRQIHALRSGCGVELLIPDFNAVPEQLAEVFGSRPEVLAHNVETVPRIFKRIRPAFRYERSLDVIRQARADGLVTKSNLILGMGEEREEVSQALRDLHSAGCELITITQYLRPSPRHHPVTRWVKPEEFVELREEAEEIGFAGVMSGPLVRSSYRAGRLYQQALAAREQVTAAG, encoded by the coding sequence GTGACGCCGGTCGCCCGCGGTTCATCGACGGCCGCCGTCGGGCGTAGGCTCGGTTTTGTGACGATCGAGCACTCCGCGCCGACGACTCAGCAGGCAGCGCGCACCGCGACGGCCGCCCCCGAGGGGCGACGGCTGCTGCGGATCGAGGCGCGCAACGCCGAGACGCCGATCGAGCGCAAACCGCCGTGGATCAAGGTCAAGGCCAAGATGGGCCCCGAGTACACCGAGCTGCGCGGGCTGGTCTCCCGCGAGGGGCTGCACACGGTGTGCCAGGAGGCCGGCTGCCCCAACATCTACGAGTGCTGGGAGGACCGGGAGGCCACCTTCCTCATCGGCGGTGACCAGTGCACCCGGCGCTGCGACTTCTGCCAGATCGACACCGGCAAGCCCGCCGAGTTCGACGCCGACGAGCCGCGCCGGGTCGCCGAGTCGGTCGCCGCGATGGGGCTGCGCTACGCCACCATCACCGGTGTCGCCCGCGACGACCTGCCCGACGGCGGCGCCTGGCTCTATGCCGAGACCGTCCGGCAGATCCACGCGCTGCGCTCCGGCTGCGGCGTCGAGCTGCTGATCCCCGACTTCAACGCCGTGCCCGAGCAGCTCGCCGAGGTCTTCGGCTCGCGCCCCGAGGTGCTCGCGCACAACGTCGAGACCGTGCCGCGGATCTTCAAGCGGATCCGCCCGGCCTTCCGCTACGAGCGCTCCCTCGACGTGATCCGGCAGGCCCGCGCCGACGGCCTGGTCACCAAGAGCAACCTGATCCTCGGCATGGGCGAGGAGCGGGAAGAGGTCTCGCAGGCGCTGCGCGACCTGCACTCCGCCGGCTGCGAGCTGATCACCATCACGCAGTACCTGCGCCCCTCCCCCCGGCACCACCCGGTCACCCGCTGGGTCAAGCCGGAGGAGTTCGTGGAGCTGCGCGAGGAGGCCGAGGAGATCGGCTTCGCCGGCGTGATGAGCGGGCCGCTGGTCCGTTCGTCGTACCGGGCCGGGCGGCTCTACCAGCAGGCCCTCGCCGCCCGCGAGCAGGTCACCGCCGCCGGCTGA
- the aspS gene encoding aspartate--tRNA(Asn) ligase: MQRILSHQLPTRVGEIVRIAGWVHRRRLLKSVAFLIVRDAAGLSQVVVTDGDVRAELEKLTEETVVEVTATVVANPTAPAGVELADPTVRPLGPPAVPPPFDLYRPALTATLPTQLDHAPTALRHPTRSAALRISAAAVAGFRATLDARDFVEIHTPKVVASSTESGANVFALDWFGRPAYLAQSPQFYKQLMVGVFERVYEVGPVFRAEPHDTVRHLAQYTSLDAELGFVADHRDVMVVLRDTVAGMLDAVAERAAPVVGTLGLELPRVPAEIPSVHFTEALEIAGAPADEPDLAPAHERALGEWARAEHGSDFLFVTGYPMAKRPFYTHPDPARPAYSNGFDLLFRGLELVTGGQRLHRHADYLAALAARGEPVEPYAGYVDAFRHGMPPHGGFAIGLERFVARLTGAANVREVTAFPRDLHRLTP, translated from the coding sequence GTGCAACGCATCCTGTCCCACCAGCTTCCCACCCGGGTCGGCGAGATCGTGCGGATCGCCGGCTGGGTGCACCGCCGCCGGCTGCTCAAGTCGGTGGCGTTCCTGATCGTCCGGGACGCCGCCGGCCTGAGCCAGGTGGTGGTCACCGACGGCGACGTCCGCGCCGAGCTGGAGAAACTCACCGAGGAGACCGTCGTCGAGGTCACCGCCACGGTGGTCGCGAACCCGACGGCGCCCGCCGGGGTCGAGCTGGCCGACCCGACGGTACGACCGCTCGGCCCGCCCGCCGTGCCGCCCCCGTTCGACCTGTACCGGCCGGCGCTCACCGCGACCCTGCCCACCCAGCTCGACCACGCGCCGACCGCGCTGCGACACCCGACCCGCTCGGCGGCGCTGCGCATCTCGGCGGCGGCGGTGGCCGGTTTCCGGGCCACCCTGGACGCTCGGGACTTCGTGGAGATCCACACCCCGAAGGTGGTCGCCTCGTCGACCGAGAGCGGGGCGAACGTCTTCGCGCTGGACTGGTTCGGCCGGCCCGCGTACCTGGCGCAGTCCCCGCAGTTCTACAAGCAGCTCATGGTCGGCGTCTTCGAGCGGGTGTACGAGGTGGGCCCGGTGTTCCGGGCCGAGCCGCACGACACCGTCCGGCACCTGGCCCAGTACACCTCGCTCGACGCGGAACTCGGCTTCGTCGCCGACCACCGGGACGTGATGGTCGTCCTGCGGGACACCGTCGCCGGGATGCTCGACGCGGTGGCGGAGCGGGCCGCCCCGGTGGTGGGCACGCTCGGACTGGAGCTGCCGCGGGTCCCGGCGGAGATCCCTTCGGTGCACTTCACCGAGGCGTTGGAGATCGCGGGCGCGCCCGCCGACGAGCCGGACCTCGCCCCGGCCCACGAGCGGGCGCTGGGGGAGTGGGCCCGCGCCGAGCACGGTTCGGACTTCCTCTTCGTCACCGGGTACCCGATGGCGAAACGGCCCTTCTACACCCACCCGGACCCGGCGCGGCCGGCGTACTCGAACGGGTTCGACCTGCTGTTCCGGGGGTTGGAGCTGGTCACCGGCGGGCAGCGGCTGCACCGGCACGCCGACTACCTGGCCGCCCTCGCGGCGCGCGGCGAGCCGGTCGAGCCCTACGCCGGGTACGTCGACGCGTTCCGGCACGGAATGCCGCCGCACGGCGGCTTCGCCATCGGGCTGGAACGCTTCGTCGCCCGGCTGACCGGCGCGGCGAACGTCCGCGAGGTCACCGCCTTCCCCCGGGACCTGCACCGGCTGACGCCCTGA
- a CDS encoding MerR family transcriptional regulator — translation MRIGELAGRTGVSARSIRYYEQQGLLVSRRTASGQRLFAEAAVERVRLIQRLFDAGLSSKRMYELLPCMTNPDIRTSWLTDRLREERGRIVAEMAQLAATVSALDGVIDDLTVEEPAGEPRAAA, via the coding sequence ATGCGGATCGGCGAGCTGGCGGGCCGGACCGGGGTGAGCGCCCGCTCGATCCGGTACTACGAACAGCAGGGACTGCTCGTGTCGAGGCGCACGGCGAGCGGCCAGCGGCTCTTCGCGGAGGCGGCGGTCGAGCGGGTCCGGCTGATCCAGCGGCTCTTCGACGCGGGCCTGAGCAGCAAGCGGATGTACGAACTGCTGCCCTGCATGACGAATCCGGACATCCGCACGTCGTGGCTGACCGACCGGCTCCGCGAGGAGCGCGGGCGCATCGTCGCCGAGATGGCTCAGCTCGCCGCCACGGTCTCGGCGCTCGACGGCGTCATCGACGACCTGACGGTCGAGGAACCGGCCGGCGAACCGCGCGCCGCGGCCTGA
- a CDS encoding oxidoreductase yields the protein MTAPCAPSPELDLPVAPLLEPVTFAGLPLSSRFVMAPMTRAHSPGGVPTPEVAGYYRRRAEHGIGLIVTEGVLIGHPTAGHEDAVPRMTAGAAEAGWRRVVDEVHAAGGRIAAQLWHLGSLREPVDGRPAWTPSGVREPGRPVSHAMTVADLDELLEAYAGAARVAARVGFDAVEIHAAHGYLLDEFLWSFTNRRTDAFGGSPVRRAAFPAAVVRAVRTDFPADRPVIVRFSQFKERRFDARIAQDPGELEAILGALAEAGASALHASQRRFWEPAFAGSALNLAGWAKRLTGLPTITVGSVGLTRDFLRSTGPESVSGLAARVAAGEFDLVALGRILLGNPAWVSHAGAGRLDAIVDYRKAHEDTYR from the coding sequence ATGACCGCACCCTGCGCCCCTTCCCCCGAACTCGACCTGCCGGTGGCACCGCTGCTGGAGCCGGTGACGTTCGCCGGTCTGCCCCTGTCCTCCCGGTTCGTCATGGCACCGATGACGCGGGCCCACTCGCCCGGCGGGGTGCCGACACCCGAGGTGGCCGGGTACTACCGCCGTCGCGCCGAGCACGGGATCGGGCTGATCGTCACCGAGGGGGTCCTGATCGGCCATCCCACGGCGGGCCACGAGGACGCGGTGCCGCGGATGACCGCCGGTGCCGCCGAGGCGGGCTGGCGGCGGGTGGTCGACGAGGTCCACGCCGCGGGTGGTCGGATCGCGGCGCAGTTGTGGCACCTCGGCAGCCTGCGCGAGCCCGTCGACGGGCGGCCGGCGTGGACGCCGTCGGGAGTCCGGGAGCCGGGGCGGCCGGTGAGCCACGCGATGACGGTCGCCGACCTCGACGAGCTGCTGGAGGCGTACGCCGGGGCGGCCCGGGTGGCGGCCCGGGTCGGGTTCGACGCGGTCGAGATCCACGCCGCGCACGGCTATCTGCTGGACGAGTTCCTGTGGTCGTTCACCAACCGGCGGACGGACGCGTTCGGCGGCTCGCCGGTGCGGCGGGCGGCGTTCCCGGCTGCGGTCGTCCGCGCCGTCCGGACCGACTTCCCCGCCGACCGGCCGGTGATCGTGCGGTTCTCGCAGTTCAAGGAGCGGCGGTTCGACGCCCGGATCGCGCAGGACCCCGGCGAGTTGGAGGCGATCCTCGGTGCGCTCGCGGAGGCCGGGGCGAGCGCGCTGCACGCGTCCCAGCGGCGGTTCTGGGAGCCCGCGTTCGCCGGCTCCGCGCTGAACCTCGCCGGCTGGGCCAAGCGGCTCACCGGCCTGCCGACGATCACGGTGGGCTCGGTCGGCCTCACCCGCGACTTCCTCCGGTCCACCGGCCCCGAGTCGGTCTCCGGCCTGGCCGCACGCGTGGCGGCCGGCGAGTTCGACCTCGTCGCGCTCGGCCGGATCCTGCTGGGCAACCCGGCCTGGGTGAGCCACGCCGGTGCCGGACGACTCGACGCGATCGTCGACTACCGCAAGGCTCACGAGGACACCTACCGGTGA
- the nadE gene encoding ammonia-dependent NAD(+) synthetase yields MTDVLSTQQQIAAELQVAASFDAAGEIERRVVFLADRLVDTGLRALVLGISGGVDSTTAGRLCQLAVERARAAGHDAVFVAMRLPYGVQADEHHAQAALAFIRADRLLTVDVKPASDAALDALEAAGLTFRDAGQRDFVHGNIKARQRMIAQYAVAGAMNGLVVGTDHAAEAATGFFTKHGDGAADVVPLTGLTKRRVRAVAALLGAPAELVGKAPTADLESLAPGKLDEDALGLTYEQIDDYLEGRDVPAEVEAALVARYRATAHKRQLPIAPA; encoded by the coding sequence ATGACCGACGTGCTGTCGACGCAGCAGCAGATCGCCGCCGAGCTCCAGGTGGCGGCGAGCTTCGACGCGGCCGGCGAGATCGAACGGCGGGTCGTCTTCCTCGCCGACCGTCTCGTCGACACCGGGCTGCGGGCGCTGGTCCTCGGCATCAGCGGCGGGGTGGACTCCACCACCGCCGGCCGCCTCTGCCAGCTCGCCGTCGAACGGGCCCGCGCCGCCGGCCACGACGCGGTCTTCGTCGCGATGCGGCTGCCGTACGGGGTGCAGGCCGACGAGCACCACGCCCAGGCGGCGCTGGCGTTCATCCGGGCCGACCGGCTGCTCACCGTCGACGTCAAGCCGGCCAGCGACGCCGCCCTCGACGCGCTGGAGGCGGCCGGGCTGACCTTCCGGGACGCCGGGCAGCGCGACTTCGTGCACGGCAACATCAAGGCCCGGCAGCGGATGATCGCCCAGTACGCGGTCGCCGGGGCGATGAACGGGCTGGTCGTCGGCACCGACCACGCCGCCGAGGCGGCCACCGGCTTCTTCACCAAGCACGGCGACGGCGCGGCGGACGTGGTGCCGTTGACCGGGCTGACCAAGCGCCGCGTACGGGCCGTCGCCGCCCTGCTCGGCGCGCCCGCCGAACTGGTCGGCAAGGCGCCGACGGCGGACCTGGAGAGCCTCGCCCCGGGCAAGCTCGACGAGGACGCGCTCGGCCTGACCTACGAGCAGATCGACGACTACCTGGAGGGCCGGGACGTCCCGGCGGAGGTCGAGGCGGCCCTCGTGGCCCGTTACCGGGCGACCGCGCACAAGCGGCAACTGCCGATCGCCCCGGCCTGA
- a CDS encoding VOC family protein, translating into MRIDLVTLVVADYDPAIAFFTEVLGFELAEDSPSLTNDGRPKRWVVVRPPGGGTGLLLARADGERQEAAVGDQTHGRVGFFLQVDDFDATHRRMVDAGVEFVRPPRTEAYGRVAVFRDIAGNPWDLLGPA; encoded by the coding sequence GTGCGGATCGACCTCGTCACCCTCGTCGTCGCCGACTACGACCCGGCCATCGCCTTCTTCACCGAGGTGCTCGGCTTCGAGCTGGCCGAGGACTCCCCCTCGCTGACCAACGACGGCCGGCCGAAGCGCTGGGTGGTGGTCCGGCCGCCCGGCGGCGGGACCGGGCTGCTGCTGGCCCGCGCCGACGGCGAGCGGCAGGAGGCCGCCGTCGGTGACCAGACCCACGGGCGGGTCGGCTTCTTCCTCCAGGTCGACGACTTCGACGCCACCCACCGGCGGATGGTCGACGCGGGCGTCGAGTTCGTCCGCCCGCCGCGCACCGAGGCGTACGGCCGGGTGGCGGTCTTCCGCGACATCGCCGGCAACCCCTGGGACCTGCTCGGCCCCGCCTGA
- the lipB gene encoding lipoyl(octanoyl) transferase LipB → MTVTTSGPTAVRAGLLDYQAAWDEQRRLHEAVVAGEQPDTVLLLEHPSVYTAGKRTEPWDRPMDGTPVVDVDRGGKITWHGPGQLVGYPILTLPDPVDVVAYVRRVEQLLIDVCAEFGLAAGRVEGRSGVWVPEDDRGPARKVAAIGIRVARGVTLHGFSINCDCDLTYFDRIVPCGIRDAGVTSLTAELGRPVTVADVLPAVERRLSTLVTG, encoded by the coding sequence GTGACCGTGACGACTTCCGGACCGACCGCCGTCCGCGCCGGGCTCCTCGACTACCAGGCCGCCTGGGACGAGCAGCGCCGGCTGCACGAGGCCGTGGTGGCCGGCGAGCAGCCCGACACCGTGCTGCTGCTGGAGCACCCGAGCGTCTACACCGCGGGCAAGCGCACCGAGCCGTGGGACCGCCCGATGGACGGCACCCCCGTGGTCGACGTCGACCGGGGCGGCAAGATCACCTGGCACGGGCCGGGGCAGCTCGTCGGCTACCCGATCCTCACCCTGCCCGACCCGGTGGACGTGGTCGCCTACGTTCGGCGGGTGGAGCAGCTGCTGATCGACGTCTGCGCCGAGTTCGGGCTGGCCGCCGGCCGGGTCGAGGGGCGCAGCGGCGTCTGGGTGCCCGAGGACGACCGGGGCCCCGCCCGCAAGGTGGCCGCCATCGGCATCCGGGTCGCCCGGGGCGTCACCCTGCACGGCTTCTCGATCAACTGCGACTGTGACCTGACGTACTTCGACCGGATCGTGCCGTGCGGCATCCGCGACGCGGGCGTCACCTCGCTCACCGCGGAGCTGGGCCGTCCCGTCACCGTCGCCGACGTGCTGCCGGCCGTCGAGCGCCGCCTGTCGACCCTCGTCACCGGCTGA
- a CDS encoding DUF2079 domain-containing protein: MPTSPSVATDPSPASPPAVRDRRADLIVVLAALALAFWVTSGMWRNPGTRMITVNSSDQALFEWLLAFGGHTLTHGQNPLFTHLINVPDGVNLAVNTSITVYAWVFAPLTYLVGPPATFLVILTLNLAATAVAWYWLLSRHLVRSPLAAGVGALFIGYCPAMVSHANAHLNWTAGWLVPLLIQGVFALRRPGNAVRGGVLLGVLVAVAFSIAAEGLFFTALALALFLLVWALHPARRAEVRAALPRFLRGLGVTALVAGVLLAYPLWLHFAGPQRFHGTGFDPGVHSEDIAAYGSYPRRSLAGWAGFGTSLAPNPTEENSFFGVPLLLLAAACFGFLWWHADRAFRATLAALGVTAAVFAVLSWGPEAKWNGRRTDQLLPFGVLDNLPVVNAALPSRLALVVAPVIGLLLAYTVDRLRARPPRHRLAGAAWALGFAAALLPLLPTPLLTSVREPIPAFITAGTWKRYVPPDGVLTPLPLTVDVTPDGQRWQAYALAHRQGEFRIPAGFFLGPGGPDGRGRIGPVPRTFDTLMDQAGRTGLVPIITDGSVRESLADLHYWHVEVVVLADRVHGAKYDIDEDALRRTATALLGPPQRVDDVWLWKVPPA, from the coding sequence GTGCCGACCTCCCCGTCCGTGGCCACCGACCCGTCGCCCGCGTCGCCGCCCGCCGTCCGGGACCGCCGGGCCGACCTGATCGTGGTGCTGGCGGCGCTCGCGCTGGCGTTCTGGGTGACCAGCGGAATGTGGCGGAACCCGGGCACCCGCATGATCACCGTCAACTCCAGCGACCAGGCGCTCTTCGAGTGGCTGCTCGCCTTCGGCGGGCACACCCTCACCCACGGGCAGAACCCGCTCTTCACCCACCTGATCAACGTGCCCGACGGGGTGAACCTCGCGGTCAACACCTCGATCACCGTCTACGCGTGGGTCTTCGCGCCGCTGACGTACCTGGTCGGGCCGCCGGCGACGTTCCTGGTGATCCTCACCCTCAATCTGGCCGCCACGGCGGTCGCCTGGTACTGGCTGCTCAGCCGGCACCTGGTGCGCAGCCCGCTGGCCGCCGGGGTGGGCGCGCTCTTCATCGGCTACTGCCCGGCGATGGTGTCGCACGCCAACGCCCACCTGAACTGGACCGCCGGCTGGCTGGTGCCGCTGCTGATCCAGGGCGTGTTCGCGCTGCGCCGACCCGGCAACGCGGTGCGCGGCGGCGTGCTGCTCGGGGTGCTGGTGGCGGTCGCCTTCTCGATCGCCGCCGAGGGGCTCTTCTTCACCGCCCTCGCGCTCGCCCTGTTCCTGCTGGTCTGGGCCCTGCACCCGGCCCGCCGGGCCGAGGTCCGCGCCGCGCTGCCGCGCTTCCTGCGCGGGCTCGGCGTCACCGCGCTGGTCGCCGGGGTGCTGCTGGCGTACCCGCTGTGGCTGCACTTCGCCGGGCCGCAGCGCTTCCACGGCACCGGCTTCGACCCGGGCGTGCACTCCGAGGACATCGCCGCGTACGGGTCGTACCCGCGCCGGTCGCTGGCCGGGTGGGCCGGTTTCGGCACCTCGCTGGCGCCCAACCCGACGGAGGAGAACAGCTTCTTCGGCGTCCCGCTCCTGCTGCTCGCCGCCGCCTGCTTCGGGTTCCTCTGGTGGCACGCCGACCGGGCGTTCCGGGCCACCCTCGCCGCGCTCGGCGTGACCGCCGCGGTCTTCGCGGTGCTCTCCTGGGGACCGGAGGCCAAGTGGAACGGCCGCCGCACCGACCAGCTCCTGCCGTTCGGGGTGCTGGACAACCTGCCGGTGGTCAACGCGGCGCTCCCGTCGCGGCTGGCGCTGGTGGTGGCGCCGGTGATCGGGTTGCTGCTGGCGTACACGGTCGACCGGCTGCGCGCCCGGCCACCCCGGCATCGCCTCGCCGGGGCGGCCTGGGCGCTCGGCTTCGCCGCCGCCCTGCTGCCGCTGCTGCCCACCCCGCTGCTGACCAGCGTGCGCGAGCCGATCCCGGCCTTCATCACCGCCGGCACCTGGAAGCGGTACGTCCCGCCCGACGGGGTGCTGACGCCGCTGCCGCTGACCGTGGACGTCACCCCGGACGGTCAGCGCTGGCAGGCGTACGCCCTGGCCCACCGGCAGGGCGAGTTCCGGATCCCGGCCGGGTTCTTCCTCGGCCCCGGCGGCCCGGACGGCCGGGGCCGGATCGGGCCGGTGCCACGCACCTTCGACACGCTGATGGACCAGGCCGGGCGGACCGGGCTCGTCCCGATCATCACCGACGGCAGCGTCCGGGAGTCCCTGGCCGACCTGCACTACTGGCACGTCGAGGTGGTGGTGCTGGCCGACCGGGTGCACGGCGCCAAGTACGACATCGACGAGGACGCCCTGCGCCGGACGGCCACCGCGCTGCTCGGGCCGCCGCAGCGGGTCGACGACGTCTGGTTGTGGAAGGTGCCACCCGCCTGA
- a CDS encoding extracellular catalytic domain type 1 short-chain-length polyhydroxyalkanoate depolymerase encodes MRRCPSILTRLAGVAAGIVLAAAAVLTVAVPAQAATLTQVTGFGSNPGNLAMYAYRPDGLPANAPAVVLLHGCTQNATGYFTNSGWQKYADLWKFALIVAQQSSANNSSSCFNWFETGDTARGQGEALSIKQMVDYAKSNYTLDPSRIFVSGLSAGGGMSAVMLATYPEVFAAGSVIAGLPYRCATSTTSAYSCMNPGVDKTPAQWGDLVRGAYPGYAGARPRVAIWHGTSDTTVAPLNAAESRDQWTDVLGVSQTPTSTASLPGGTSLEVYGNDAVRLYRVAGMGHGTPVDPGSATDQCGTATAYFLDTICSTYRDALFFGLGGGVPPTPTATASPTVPPSPTTSPTPTPTTSPVCVTASNYAHVTAGRAYQSGGYAYALGSNQRMGLYNTFYTTTLKQTGPGYWVIGC; translated from the coding sequence GTGCGCCGCTGTCCATCCATCCTCACTCGGCTCGCCGGGGTGGCCGCCGGGATCGTGCTGGCCGCCGCCGCGGTGCTGACCGTCGCCGTGCCCGCGCAGGCCGCCACCCTCACCCAGGTCACCGGCTTCGGCTCCAACCCGGGCAACCTCGCCATGTACGCGTACCGCCCGGACGGCCTGCCGGCGAACGCGCCGGCCGTGGTCCTGCTGCACGGCTGCACCCAGAACGCCACCGGCTACTTCACCAACTCCGGCTGGCAGAAGTACGCCGACCTGTGGAAGTTCGCGCTGATCGTGGCGCAGCAGTCCTCGGCGAACAACTCCAGCTCCTGCTTCAACTGGTTCGAGACCGGGGACACCGCGCGCGGCCAGGGCGAGGCACTGTCGATCAAGCAGATGGTCGACTACGCGAAGTCGAACTACACCCTCGACCCCAGCCGGATCTTCGTCAGCGGGCTGTCCGCCGGTGGGGGGATGAGCGCCGTCATGCTCGCCACCTACCCGGAGGTCTTCGCCGCCGGCTCGGTCATCGCCGGGCTGCCGTACCGCTGCGCGACCAGCACCACCAGCGCGTACTCCTGCATGAACCCCGGGGTGGACAAGACCCCGGCGCAGTGGGGCGACCTGGTCCGCGGCGCCTACCCGGGCTATGCCGGCGCCCGGCCGCGGGTGGCGATCTGGCACGGCACCTCGGACACCACCGTGGCGCCGCTGAACGCCGCCGAGTCCCGCGACCAGTGGACCGACGTGCTGGGCGTGTCGCAGACCCCGACCAGCACGGCGTCGCTGCCCGGCGGCACCAGCCTCGAGGTGTACGGCAATGACGCGGTCCGCCTCTACCGGGTCGCCGGGATGGGGCACGGCACCCCGGTCGACCCGGGTTCGGCGACCGACCAGTGCGGAACGGCCACCGCGTACTTCCTGGACACCATCTGCTCGACCTACCGGGACGCGCTCTTCTTCGGCCTCGGCGGCGGCGTGCCGCCCACCCCGACGGCCACCGCCTCGCCGACCGTCCCGCCCAGCCCGACGACCTCGCCGACGCCGACCCCGACGACCTCGCCGGTCTGCGTCACCGCCAGCAACTACGCCCACGTGACCGCCGGCCGCGCCTACCAGTCCGGCGGGTACGCGTACGCCCTCGGCAGCAACCAGCGGATGGGCCTCTACAACACCTTCTACACGACCACCCTCAAGCAGACCGGCCCGGGTTACTGGGTGATCGGCTGCTGA
- a CDS encoding TIGR01777 family oxidoreductase has protein sequence MRILMAGASGFLGTRLVDRLTADGHQVTRLVRRPARTPDERRWNPSAAQLDPGVVAGSDAVVNLAGAGVGDERWNDDYRKLIRSSRVDSTTTLAIAIAGLPAAERPKVLLNSSAVGWYGNTGDRVVEEDAPAGEGFLADVCRVWEAATRPAEDAGVRVVRLRTGLPLHRDGGLLKPQLLPFKLGIAGKLGSGRQWLPWISMRDWLDAAVFLLDRDDVAGPVNGVGPNPVTNAEFTRELARQLHRPAIMPIPALALKVALGGFAQEALTSTRVLPGVLPRAGFTFTHPDLASALHAALTE, from the coding sequence ATGCGGATCCTCATGGCCGGCGCGTCCGGCTTCCTCGGCACCCGGCTGGTCGACCGGCTCACCGCCGACGGGCACCAGGTCACCCGCCTGGTCCGGCGGCCGGCGCGTACCCCGGACGAGCGGCGGTGGAACCCCTCCGCCGCGCAGCTCGACCCGGGCGTGGTGGCCGGGTCGGACGCGGTGGTGAACCTGGCCGGTGCGGGCGTCGGCGACGAGCGCTGGAACGACGACTACCGGAAGCTGATCCGGTCGAGCCGGGTGGACAGCACCACCACCCTGGCGATCGCCATCGCCGGGCTGCCCGCCGCCGAACGTCCGAAGGTGCTGCTCAACTCCTCCGCCGTCGGCTGGTACGGCAACACCGGCGACCGGGTGGTGGAGGAGGACGCCCCGGCGGGCGAGGGTTTCCTGGCCGACGTGTGCCGGGTCTGGGAGGCGGCGACCCGGCCCGCCGAGGACGCCGGGGTCCGGGTGGTACGGCTGCGCACCGGGCTGCCACTGCACCGCGACGGCGGCCTGCTCAAGCCGCAGCTCCTGCCGTTCAAGCTGGGCATCGCCGGGAAGCTGGGCAGCGGCCGGCAGTGGCTGCCGTGGATCTCGATGCGGGACTGGCTGGACGCGGCGGTCTTCCTGCTGGACCGGGACGACGTGGCCGGCCCGGTCAACGGGGTGGGCCCGAACCCGGTCACCAACGCCGAGTTCACCCGGGAACTGGCCCGCCAGCTGCACCGCCCGGCGATCATGCCGATCCCCGCGCTGGCCCTCAAGGTGGCCCTGGGTGGCTTCGCCCAGGAGGCCCTCACCAGCACCCGCGTGCTGCCCGGCGTCCTGCCCAGGGCCGGTTTCACCTTCACCCATCCCGACCTGGCCAGCGCCCTGCACGCCGCCCTGACCGAGTGA
- a CDS encoding aldo/keto reductase, producing MTTTRRLGRSGIEVSAIGMGCWAIGGPLWAGAQPLGWGEVDDDESVRTVHRALDLGATLFDTSSNYGAGHSERVLGRALAGRRDRAVIATKFGHPTDEATRQATGEDASPAYARRSLEGSLRRLDTDHVDLYQLHINGLPVPQALDLVDTLEELVAEGKIRAYGWSTDDPASARAFAAAGPHCAAIQHDQSVLRDNAGMFAVCDEFDLASLNRGPLAMGLLTAKYQGAPAARGGDDVRGVAPEWLPWFTDGVPRAEWADRVARVREALTADGRTLAQGALGWLLACSPRTLPIPGCRTVAQAEENLGALAYGPLPDAAFAEVERLLADLRGAPATA from the coding sequence ATGACGACGACACGACGACTGGGACGCAGCGGCATCGAGGTCAGCGCCATCGGCATGGGCTGCTGGGCGATCGGCGGCCCGCTCTGGGCGGGCGCCCAGCCGCTCGGCTGGGGCGAGGTGGACGACGACGAGTCCGTCCGGACCGTCCACCGGGCACTCGACCTCGGGGCGACCCTCTTCGACACCTCCAGCAACTACGGCGCGGGGCACAGCGAACGGGTCCTCGGGCGGGCCCTCGCCGGCCGCCGCGACCGCGCGGTGATCGCGACCAAGTTCGGTCACCCCACCGACGAGGCCACCCGGCAGGCCACCGGCGAGGACGCCAGCCCGGCGTACGCGCGACGCAGCCTGGAGGGCTCGCTGCGCCGGCTCGACACCGACCACGTCGACCTGTACCAGCTGCACATCAACGGACTGCCGGTGCCGCAGGCACTGGACCTGGTCGACACGCTGGAGGAACTGGTCGCCGAGGGCAAGATCCGGGCGTACGGCTGGAGCACCGACGACCCCGCCTCGGCGCGGGCGTTCGCCGCGGCCGGACCGCACTGCGCGGCGATCCAGCACGACCAGTCGGTGCTGCGCGACAACGCGGGGATGTTCGCGGTCTGCGACGAGTTCGACCTGGCCAGCCTCAACCGGGGGCCGCTCGCGATGGGGCTGCTCACCGCGAAGTACCAGGGCGCACCCGCCGCCCGGGGCGGTGACGACGTCCGCGGGGTCGCCCCGGAGTGGCTGCCCTGGTTCACCGACGGGGTGCCGCGCGCCGAGTGGGCCGACCGGGTGGCCCGGGTACGCGAGGCGCTGACCGCCGACGGCCGGACCCTCGCCCAGGGCGCGCTGGGCTGGCTGCTCGCTTGCAGCCCTCGTACCCTGCCGATCCCCGGCTGCCGGACGGTGGCCCAGGCCGAGGAGAACCTCGGCGCCCTGGCGTACGGCCCGCTGCCCGACGCGGCCTTCGCCGAGGTGGAGCGGCTCCTCGCCGACCTGCGCGGCGCCCCGGCGACCGCCTGA